One genomic segment of Gossypium arboreum isolate Shixiya-1 chromosome 3, ASM2569848v2, whole genome shotgun sequence includes these proteins:
- the LOC108470676 gene encoding uncharacterized protein LOC108470676, with amino-acid sequence MITRSNLAEQLREYQLRSKHDWASVSFFSSTSNLSSYRVDVMVFVIWELVILAFLVFSAVSLYFGHMQLAFILVCITMLLLLCMKITKQVKLARKKKRRMLLPLSI; translated from the exons ATGATAACGCGATCGAATTTAGCTGAGCAATTGAGAGAGTATCAGCTTCGATCTAAGCACGATTGGGCTTCCGTTTCGTTTTTCTCATCCACGTCTAATCTATCATCTTACAG GGTGGATGTTATGGTCTTTGTGATATGGGAACTTGTCATTTTAGCTTTCCTGGTTTTTTCAGCTGTTTCTTTGTATTTTGGGCATATGCAGCTTGCCTTTATCCTAGTATGCATCACAATGCTATTGCTTCTCTGCATGAAAATCACAAAGCAAGTAAAGTTGgccaggaaaaagaaaagaaggatgCTTCTTCCATTATCTATTTAG